The Xanthobacter flavus genome includes a window with the following:
- a CDS encoding recombinase family protein: MRIGYARVSTDDQDLTRQHTALQAAGCERIFEEKVSGAVRARPQLEAMLGQLRVGDVVTVMRLDRLARSTRDLLDISERLSTAGAGLRSLAEPWADTTTPAGRMVLTIFAGIAEFERSLIAERTGEGRTAARARGVRFGRPPALSGDQARLVKRLRAEGMSAREIAASLGVHRSTIHRLEQEKP, encoded by the coding sequence ATGCGCATCGGATATGCCCGCGTCTCGACCGACGACCAGGATCTGACCCGACAACACACGGCGCTGCAGGCAGCCGGCTGCGAGCGCATCTTCGAGGAGAAGGTCAGCGGCGCGGTCCGTGCGCGGCCCCAGCTCGAGGCCATGCTGGGCCAATTGCGGGTGGGCGATGTGGTCACTGTGATGCGCCTCGACCGGCTGGCACGCTCCACCCGCGATCTTCTCGACATCTCGGAGCGCTTGTCGACGGCCGGAGCCGGCCTCCGGTCCCTGGCCGAGCCATGGGCAGACACGACCACGCCGGCGGGTCGCATGGTCTTGACAATTTTTGCGGGTATCGCAGAGTTCGAGCGATCCTTGATTGCTGAACGAACCGGTGAAGGTCGCACGGCCGCAAGGGCGAGGGGCGTGCGGTTTGGTCGGCCGCCGGCCCTGAGCGGTGATCAGGCGCGTTTGGTGAAACGCCTCAGGGCCGAGGGGATGTCGGCACGGGAAATCGCCGCCTCGCTCGGCGTTCATCGGTCAACAATCCACCGACTGGAGCAGGAGAAGCCGTGA
- a CDS encoding HigA family addiction module antitoxin has product MATSATMKAPPHPGEFVKTEIIEPLGLSVTDAAQALCVTRPSLSKLLNGRAHLSPDMALRIEKAFGASMEALMQMQNRFDVAEARKRAKDINVPPFKGRTLHAQAGQRRGPGA; this is encoded by the coding sequence ATGGCAACGAGCGCGACTATGAAAGCCCCGCCCCATCCGGGTGAGTTCGTGAAGACCGAGATCATTGAACCTCTGGGCCTTTCCGTCACCGACGCAGCGCAAGCTCTCTGCGTAACGAGGCCATCATTGTCCAAACTGCTGAACGGTCGCGCGCACCTCTCGCCAGACATGGCTTTGCGGATCGAGAAGGCGTTCGGCGCCTCCATGGAGGCGCTGATGCAGATGCAGAATCGTTTTGATGTTGCCGAGGCGAGGAAGAGAGCAAAGGATATTAACGTTCCCCCCTTCAAAGGAAGAACGCTGCACGCGCAAGCAGGCCAGCGTAGGGGGCCCGGGGCATGA
- a CDS encoding N-6 DNA methylase yields MTKIKDSLRSESDLVAAALALGAAVAGGPLAAAEVTLGKSASKATLRKATVTSLKDAILAGEDPLGDAFSILRSAEERRENGATYTPAAIVQTMVDWAAATRKASRIVDPGVGSARFLTRAAAAFPNAELVGIDVDPLATLMARANLAVAGAGDRARVILGDYRSFSERVDGSTLYIGNPPYVRHHQIAPKWKDWLAVESSKLGLTASKLAGLHVYFFLATTCSAKPKDFGAFITAAEWLDVNYGALVRSLMLGGLGGKSVTVIDPAAQPFPDAATTASITTFEIGAKPTSLYFRRIDDLDALDELGKGRKVHRDRLANEGRWSHLTRAAEKPPEGFVELGELCRVHRGAVTGANDVWIAGPHSVGLPESVLFPTITRAREVLDSGGLLTDSARLRCVIDLPADLDELDTSERDAVTKFLKVARAMGANTGYVASHRKAWWSVGLRAAAPIISTYMARRPPGFVINKADARHINIAHGLYPRDPLTEKAKKALVDYLQVNISQRSGRTYAGGLTKFEPREMERLIVPGPALLSAGAAL; encoded by the coding sequence ATGACAAAAATAAAGGACAGTTTGCGCAGCGAAAGCGATTTGGTCGCCGCTGCTCTTGCCCTCGGAGCCGCGGTCGCCGGCGGCCCGCTGGCCGCAGCCGAAGTCACGCTCGGAAAATCGGCGTCGAAAGCCACCTTGCGAAAGGCCACCGTTACATCTTTGAAAGATGCCATTCTTGCGGGGGAAGACCCCCTTGGGGATGCGTTTTCTATCCTGCGTTCCGCCGAGGAGAGACGGGAGAACGGGGCGACCTATACCCCAGCCGCGATCGTCCAGACGATGGTGGATTGGGCCGCCGCCACGCGCAAGGCCAGCCGGATTGTAGACCCGGGTGTAGGATCGGCGCGGTTCCTCACTCGCGCCGCTGCAGCCTTTCCGAATGCGGAGTTGGTCGGGATCGATGTTGATCCGCTCGCCACGCTGATGGCCCGCGCCAACCTAGCCGTCGCCGGAGCCGGGGATCGAGCGCGGGTAATCCTCGGGGATTACCGCAGTTTCTCCGAGCGCGTCGACGGCAGCACGCTATACATCGGCAACCCGCCCTATGTTCGGCATCATCAGATCGCGCCCAAATGGAAAGATTGGCTAGCTGTCGAATCCTCGAAGCTCGGTCTGACGGCCAGCAAGCTTGCGGGCCTGCATGTGTATTTCTTCCTTGCAACAACCTGTAGCGCCAAGCCTAAGGATTTTGGCGCCTTCATCACCGCCGCCGAATGGCTGGATGTAAATTATGGCGCGCTAGTGCGTTCCCTCATGTTGGGTGGGCTTGGGGGAAAGAGCGTCACGGTGATCGATCCTGCAGCGCAGCCTTTCCCTGATGCCGCGACGACGGCCTCGATCACAACTTTTGAGATCGGCGCCAAACCCACGTCCCTTTATTTCCGCCGGATCGACGACCTTGACGCGCTAGATGAGCTCGGCAAGGGCCGCAAGGTTCACCGGGATCGTCTGGCAAACGAAGGGCGTTGGTCCCATCTGACCCGCGCAGCCGAGAAGCCGCCCGAGGGCTTCGTCGAACTGGGCGAACTGTGCCGTGTGCACAGGGGAGCTGTGACAGGCGCGAATGATGTGTGGATTGCCGGCCCTCATAGCGTCGGCTTGCCCGAATCCGTCCTGTTCCCGACGATCACCCGAGCGCGCGAGGTGCTGGACTCCGGCGGTCTTCTCACAGACTCCGCCCGACTGCGCTGCGTCATTGACCTTCCAGCCGATCTCGACGAACTCGATACGTCCGAGCGCGACGCGGTGACGAAGTTCCTGAAGGTGGCGCGTGCAATGGGCGCAAATACAGGATACGTCGCCAGCCACCGCAAGGCGTGGTGGTCAGTGGGCCTCCGCGCGGCTGCGCCGATCATTTCGACCTACATGGCGCGGCGCCCGCCCGGCTTTGTCATCAACAAGGCGGATGCCCGGCACATCAACATCGCGCATGGCCTATATCCGCGCGATCCTCTTACCGAGAAGGCGAAGAAGGCGCTCGTTGACTACCTTCAGGTCAATATCTCACAGCGTTCCGGGCGCACCTACGCCGGTGGCCTGACCAAGTTCGAGCCTCGTGAAATGGAGCGCCTTATTGTGCCGGGTCCGGCGCTATTGTCTGCCGGAGCCGCATTGTGA